From Nonlabens sp. Ci31, the proteins below share one genomic window:
- a CDS encoding 5-oxoprolinase subunit B family protein, translating to MPKAPITYHAYSENALLISWDEQTPDMISKRTIAALQIKKLFPKEVQINHGAYSILVISELEMDHKKMEHLIDKRLQSKKVLEQTTRLWKLPIFYDIEKSLTEALEPTCSFNEIISIHSSSIYVVDFIGFLPGFPYLKGLDSRLQLPRKTTPSLKVAAGSVAVSNAYCGIYPSTSPGGWHVLGNCPLPILDVHRVPPSLLQSGDQVQFYAVSQEEHDQLITHRETGVLELENFKSHG from the coding sequence TTGCCTAAAGCTCCAATTACATATCACGCTTACAGTGAAAATGCCCTGTTGATTTCATGGGATGAGCAAACGCCTGACATGATTTCTAAAAGAACCATTGCCGCGCTCCAGATTAAAAAACTCTTTCCAAAAGAAGTACAGATCAATCACGGTGCCTATTCTATTTTAGTTATATCGGAACTGGAGATGGATCACAAAAAGATGGAACACCTCATTGATAAACGCCTACAAAGTAAAAAGGTTTTAGAACAAACCACTAGGTTATGGAAGTTGCCTATTTTCTATGATATAGAAAAAAGTCTGACCGAAGCTTTAGAGCCTACCTGCAGTTTTAACGAGATCATCAGCATTCATAGTTCTTCTATTTATGTGGTAGACTTTATAGGGTTTTTACCTGGTTTTCCATATTTGAAAGGACTGGACAGCCGTTTGCAACTGCCCAGAAAAACAACACCATCTTTAAAAGTTGCAGCAGGATCTGTTGCTGTTTCTAATGCGTATTGTGGGATTTACCCGTCTACAAGTCCAGGAGGCTGGCATGTGTTGGGAAACTGCCCACTGCCTATTTTGGATGTTCATAGAGTTCCACCTAGCTTGCTTCAATCTGGAGATCAGGTACAATTTTATGCAGTTTCTCAGGAAGAACACGACCAACTTATCACACATCGAGAGACGGGTGTATTAGAACTAGAAAACTTTAAAAGCCATGGCTAG
- a CDS encoding LamB/YcsF family protein, translated as MKSIDINCDLGEGMSNDKHIMSFISSCNIACGGHYGDGESVRTALQLALSHGVKAGAHPSFDDQENFGRVFMDLSRSRFRESVTQQMQLFTKTAQQVGVDLHHIKMHGALYHATAYREDFSDWLIEWIKDFYSETILYVPPQSLLEKKCRTNEIPYRREAFADRYYDAQGKLVARSEPNALITDYKIAAWQIAALVKEQKVTSIEGVSNQLEADTICIHGDNLGLTTSLEYLVKELKTEGISIA; from the coding sequence ATGAAAAGCATCGATATCAATTGTGATCTAGGAGAAGGAATGTCAAATGACAAGCACATCATGTCATTTATCAGCTCTTGCAATATTGCTTGTGGAGGTCATTATGGCGATGGCGAGTCGGTTAGAACGGCCTTGCAACTGGCTTTGAGTCATGGAGTAAAAGCAGGTGCGCACCCATCTTTTGATGATCAAGAGAATTTCGGTCGTGTGTTTATGGATCTTTCTAGATCTCGCTTTCGCGAAAGCGTCACCCAACAAATGCAGCTCTTTACCAAAACAGCACAGCAAGTAGGAGTAGACCTGCACCATATAAAAATGCATGGTGCCCTGTATCATGCCACCGCTTATCGGGAAGACTTTTCTGACTGGTTGATAGAATGGATAAAGGACTTTTACAGCGAGACCATTCTTTATGTGCCACCTCAATCCTTATTAGAAAAAAAATGTAGGACCAATGAAATTCCCTATAGGCGAGAAGCATTTGCAGATCGTTATTACGATGCACAAGGAAAGCTGGTAGCCAGGTCTGAGCCTAACGCATTGATTACCGATTATAAAATAGCGGCGTGGCAAATAGCGGCACTGGTCAAGGAACAAAAAGTAACCTCCATAGAAGGTGTTTCAAATCAACTGGAAGCAGATACGATTTGTATTCATGGAGATAATTTAGGATTAACAACCAGTTTAGAATACCTTGTCAAGGAATTAAAAACAGAAGGAATTTCCATTGCCTAA
- a CDS encoding Nramp family divalent metal transporter, which produces MFRNLFKNIGPATLIAAAFVGPGTVTVCTLAGANYGYSLLWALLLSIFATIILQEMAARLGLITGEGLPEILRSAISNKIIRISLIVLVLAAIAVGNTAYEAGNLSGGVLGLQTIFGEQWYFPLLLGAIAFGLLFYGNYKVLEKVLITMVVIMGASFIATAIAIGPDFQEVFKGLFTPQINSDNILTIVGLIGTTVVPYNLFLHASLVSEKWHMPSDLNAVRKDTIISVILGGLVSMAIIIAATALQGAEVSGGAALASALEPVYGSWATYVFSIGILAAGITSAITAPLAAAYVVKGCLGWKGNMKSWSFRSVWIFILVIGIVFSSIGLKPLDIIIFAQIANGLLLPIIAILLLWLVNQKLLGPFQNKIWQNIMAVIVILIAVILGAKTILKVFELV; this is translated from the coding sequence ATGTTCCGTAATCTGTTTAAAAATATAGGTCCGGCGACATTAATTGCGGCGGCATTTGTAGGTCCGGGAACGGTTACGGTTTGCACGCTTGCTGGAGCAAATTATGGCTACAGCCTTTTGTGGGCGCTATTGCTTTCTATTTTTGCTACCATCATTTTACAAGAAATGGCAGCACGCTTAGGATTGATCACAGGTGAAGGACTGCCAGAGATTTTAAGAAGTGCGATCTCTAACAAAATCATTAGAATAAGCCTTATTGTATTAGTTCTCGCAGCCATCGCAGTTGGAAATACGGCTTATGAAGCAGGGAATTTAAGCGGTGGTGTTTTGGGATTGCAAACCATTTTTGGCGAGCAATGGTATTTCCCGTTGCTTTTAGGGGCGATTGCTTTTGGATTGCTTTTTTATGGCAATTATAAAGTGCTGGAAAAAGTATTAATTACCATGGTAGTTATTATGGGAGCTTCTTTTATAGCCACCGCAATTGCGATAGGTCCTGATTTTCAAGAAGTCTTTAAAGGTCTTTTTACACCTCAAATAAATAGTGATAATATCTTGACCATAGTAGGATTGATAGGTACCACGGTTGTTCCTTATAATCTTTTTCTTCACGCCTCGCTGGTCAGTGAAAAGTGGCATATGCCCAGTGATTTAAATGCGGTTAGAAAAGATACCATCATCAGTGTTATTCTTGGCGGGTTGGTTTCTATGGCCATCATTATTGCAGCAACGGCTTTACAAGGAGCTGAAGTCTCTGGAGGAGCTGCGCTTGCCTCAGCACTAGAGCCTGTTTATGGATCATGGGCGACTTATGTGTTTTCTATAGGTATTCTTGCGGCAGGAATCACTAGTGCGATTACCGCACCTCTTGCTGCTGCTTATGTAGTAAAAGGCTGTTTGGGCTGGAAGGGAAACATGAAAAGCTGGTCGTTTAGATCGGTATGGATCTTTATTTTGGTCATTGGTATCGTCTTTTCTAGTATAGGTTTAAAGCCGCTTGACATCATCATATTTGCTCAAATAGCTAATGGATTGTTACTTCCTATCATCGCTATTTTGTTACTTTGGCTAGTGAATCAGAAGTTGTTGGGCCCCTTTCAAAATAAAATCTGGCAAAATATCATGGCGGTTATAGTTATTCTAATTGCTGTAATTTTAGGAGCCAAAACAATTTTAAAAGTATTTGAACTCGTATAA
- a CDS encoding DUF2891 domain-containing protein, whose product MKYGYYALLLLSVISCKEIGVFDPSVDENTAQNEVVQDKIPTPQLHLQQANNLAQLPLHCLETEYPNKMGHVTASPKDQKRPAVQHPVFYGCFDWHSAVHGYWSAITLIKQFPELENRKELLEKIQRNLTSKNIKIEIAYLNTKDNTSFERTYGWAWLLKLQQELDSWDSAEGKELAQILQPLSDVVAKRYVEYLPKLNYAIRVGEHSNTAFGMAFAYDYAVQASNQALKTIIEAKAKEFYLNDTGCPISWEPSGYDFLSPCLEEVDIMRRILPAAPFHSWIKDFLPEIENGILDIEIGKVSDRTDGKLVHIDGLNLSRAWVLYGLAAQYPEYSNLTEIADAHIVNTLPNLVADDYAGGHWLGTFAIYALQNAENVP is encoded by the coding sequence ATGAAATACGGTTATTACGCGCTTCTTTTATTAAGTGTCATCAGTTGCAAAGAAATCGGTGTGTTTGATCCGTCTGTCGATGAGAATACTGCTCAAAATGAAGTGGTACAAGATAAGATTCCAACACCACAACTCCACTTGCAACAAGCAAATAATCTCGCTCAACTGCCATTACATTGTTTAGAAACAGAATACCCTAATAAAATGGGGCATGTCACGGCAAGTCCTAAAGATCAAAAAAGACCTGCGGTGCAACATCCTGTTTTTTATGGTTGTTTTGATTGGCATAGTGCCGTGCATGGGTATTGGAGTGCGATAACTTTGATTAAGCAGTTTCCAGAATTAGAGAATAGAAAAGAACTATTAGAAAAAATTCAAAGAAACTTAACTAGTAAAAATATTAAAATAGAAATCGCCTACTTAAACACCAAAGACAACACCAGTTTTGAACGTACTTATGGCTGGGCATGGTTGCTTAAATTACAGCAAGAATTGGATTCTTGGGATAGCGCAGAAGGAAAAGAGCTTGCTCAAATCCTACAGCCTTTATCAGATGTTGTAGCAAAGCGTTATGTGGAATACTTGCCAAAATTAAATTATGCCATACGAGTGGGCGAGCATTCTAATACGGCTTTTGGGATGGCGTTTGCTTATGATTATGCGGTACAGGCTTCAAACCAGGCGTTAAAAACAATCATAGAAGCCAAAGCAAAGGAATTTTACCTTAACGATACTGGATGTCCGATTTCTTGGGAGCCTAGTGGTTATGACTTTCTCTCTCCGTGTCTGGAAGAGGTAGACATTATGAGAAGAATTCTTCCTGCGGCTCCATTTCATTCTTGGATAAAAGACTTTTTACCTGAAATAGAGAACGGTATATTAGATATCGAGATTGGTAAAGTCTCAGACCGTACAGATGGAAAACTCGTTCATATCGATGGCTTAAACCTCAGTCGTGCTTGGGTACTTTACGGACTTGCAGCTCAATACCCAGAATACAGCAATCTTACAGAAATTGCAGATGCCCACATCGTCAATACATTACCTAATCTGGTTGCAGATGATTATGCAGGCGGGCATTGGTTAGGGACTTTTGCTATCTACGCATTGCAAAATGCCGAAAATGTTCCGTAA
- a CDS encoding alpha-amylase family glycosyl hydrolase, whose product MKSFFYLFSFLIIAASCKESVVEEILFAEQPAYFDWSAANVYFLLTDRFNNGDKSNDTIINRSKETGKLRSFEGGDFAGIIQKIEEGYFTDLGINAIWLTPIWEQIHDGVDEGTGYSYAFHGYWAKDWTAVEPSYGTLEEFKKLVDTAHKKDIRILLDVVINHTGPVTEQDPLWPEAWVRTGPGCTYQDQSTTVTCTLTNNLPDIRTESNQEVDLPQILVEKWKKEGRYDQEIKELDAFFATSGLKRTPVNYIIKWVTDYARETGVDGFRIDTVKHVEESVWATFNEQAKLAFEEWKKNHPKKRIHDDEFFIMGELYGYEASGGRVYPFSDQQVDYFDAGYDAMINFGFKNHAVADYKELFKRYDGFRKNLLNEKPESDAYFMNYISSHDDGQPLDANREKAMESATKLLLTPGMTQLYYGDEIARPLVVEGAIGDANLRSVMDWDQVNQEILTHWQKLGKFRNNHVAVGAGDHFSLEYEGTGTLAARFYDKKEHQDSVLIGAGLANGLLEIHVAKVFPKATRLRNAYTEKKLAVVNGKVTVMVKNGLVLLEKM is encoded by the coding sequence ATGAAATCCTTTTTTTATCTGTTTTCTTTTTTAATAATAGCGGCTTCCTGCAAAGAAAGTGTGGTAGAAGAAATTCTTTTTGCTGAACAGCCGGCATACTTTGACTGGAGTGCAGCAAACGTTTATTTTTTACTGACAGATAGGTTTAATAATGGGGACAAGTCTAACGATACGATCATCAACAGATCTAAAGAAACCGGAAAACTACGCAGTTTTGAAGGAGGCGATTTTGCTGGAATTATTCAAAAAATAGAAGAAGGCTATTTCACTGATTTAGGAATCAACGCGATATGGTTAACTCCTATCTGGGAGCAGATTCACGATGGAGTAGATGAAGGTACGGGGTATTCCTATGCATTTCACGGCTATTGGGCAAAGGATTGGACCGCGGTAGAACCTTCTTATGGAACTTTAGAAGAGTTTAAAAAATTGGTTGATACAGCACATAAAAAAGATATTAGAATTCTCCTCGACGTGGTGATCAATCATACGGGTCCGGTAACAGAGCAAGATCCTTTGTGGCCAGAAGCATGGGTGCGCACGGGGCCAGGTTGCACTTATCAAGATCAGTCCACTACGGTGACCTGTACACTGACTAATAATTTACCAGACATAAGAACAGAAAGCAATCAAGAGGTGGACCTGCCTCAAATTTTGGTAGAAAAATGGAAAAAGGAAGGGAGGTATGACCAAGAAATAAAAGAGCTGGACGCATTTTTTGCAACTTCAGGATTAAAAAGAACTCCAGTCAACTACATCATTAAATGGGTGACTGATTATGCAAGAGAAACTGGCGTGGACGGTTTTAGAATAGATACCGTAAAACATGTGGAAGAATCGGTTTGGGCTACTTTTAATGAACAAGCAAAACTAGCCTTTGAAGAATGGAAGAAAAATCATCCTAAAAAACGCATTCACGACGATGAGTTTTTTATTATGGGAGAATTGTATGGCTATGAAGCTAGTGGAGGAAGAGTGTATCCGTTTTCAGATCAGCAAGTAGATTACTTTGATGCGGGTTATGATGCGATGATCAACTTTGGATTTAAAAACCATGCTGTCGCAGACTACAAAGAACTTTTTAAAAGGTATGATGGTTTTAGAAAGAATCTTCTGAACGAAAAACCAGAAAGTGACGCTTATTTTATGAATTACATCAGCTCTCACGATGATGGGCAGCCCCTTGATGCCAATCGTGAAAAAGCAATGGAATCGGCTACTAAATTATTACTTACTCCTGGAATGACTCAACTATATTATGGTGATGAAATTGCGAGACCCTTAGTAGTAGAAGGTGCTATAGGAGATGCTAATTTACGTTCTGTGATGGACTGGGACCAAGTGAATCAAGAAATCCTTACTCACTGGCAAAAGCTTGGGAAGTTTAGAAACAATCATGTAGCAGTAGGTGCAGGAGATCATTTTTCACTGGAATACGAAGGTACGGGAACACTTGCTGCCCGATTCTATGATAAAAAGGAACATCAAGACAGCGTACTTATAGGTGCTGGACTAGCTAACGGATTGCTTGAAATTCATGTGGCTAAGGTCTTTCCAAAAGCCACCCGATTGCGCAATGCTTATACAGAAAAGAAACTTGCCGTCGTCAATGGAAAAGTGACTGTGATGGTAAAGAATGGCTTGGTGTTGTTGGAAAAGATGTAA
- a CDS encoding sterol desaturase family protein yields MDKYIDIFTKSFNGYASYLWREIMNPSWTNYFYWLLVVSLLVFALEIWLPWRKNQKLLRKDFWLDLFYLFFNFFLFSLVGYNAISDVFVELFNDGLATIGITNLVAIEVGSFPFWTQLLIMFVIADFIQWNIHRLLHRVPFLWEFHKVHHSVKEMGFAAQFRFHFMETILYKGLQYLPLAMIGFGIEQFIVIHMIAVFIGHLNHANLDWDYGPLKYIFNNPKMHLWHHAKKIPDGEKYGVNYGLSLSIWDYLFGTAHIPYDHAELELGFPGDENYPDAFHEQLLEPFTSDHKKD; encoded by the coding sequence ATGGATAAATACATAGACATATTTACAAAATCCTTCAATGGATATGCGTCTTACTTGTGGAGAGAAATAATGAACCCGTCGTGGACCAATTATTTCTACTGGCTTCTGGTGGTTTCTTTATTGGTATTTGCTTTGGAGATCTGGCTGCCATGGCGCAAGAATCAGAAGTTGTTGCGTAAAGACTTCTGGTTGGATTTATTTTATCTGTTTTTCAACTTCTTCTTATTCTCATTGGTAGGCTACAACGCGATTTCTGACGTGTTTGTAGAGTTATTTAATGATGGCCTTGCAACTATAGGAATTACAAACTTAGTAGCTATCGAGGTGGGTAGTTTTCCTTTTTGGACTCAGCTATTGATCATGTTTGTTATCGCCGATTTCATTCAATGGAATATTCACCGATTACTGCACCGAGTTCCTTTTTTATGGGAATTTCATAAAGTACATCACAGCGTTAAAGAAATGGGCTTTGCCGCACAGTTTAGGTTCCATTTTATGGAAACTATTCTTTACAAAGGCTTGCAGTATTTACCTCTAGCAATGATAGGTTTTGGTATCGAGCAATTTATTGTGATCCATATGATTGCTGTATTTATAGGTCATTTAAACCACGCCAACCTCGATTGGGATTATGGACCTCTTAAATATATCTTTAATAACCCTAAGATGCACCTGTGGCATCATGCAAAGAAAATCCCCGATGGAGAGAAATACGGTGTGAATTATGGTCTTTCTTTAAGCATTTGGGATTACCTATTTGGTACCGCGCATATTCCTTATGACCATGCAGAGTTGGAATTAGGCTTTCCCGGAGACGAGAACTATCCTGACGCTTTTCATGAACAATTGTTAGAGCCTTTCACTTCAGATCACAAGAAGGATTGA
- a CDS encoding SDR family oxidoreductase — protein MKKVVLVTGGSSGIGKAISLFLQEKNYTVYGSSRNPSHYPESLIPLLALDVQNQESINLAVKELIQKEGQLDILINNAGVGITGPMEETPIDEVKNAMETNFYGPLRVLQAVLPQMRAQKSGRVINITSIAGYMGLPYRGIYSASKGALEIATEAYRMECAHLNIHFSNVAPGDFATNIAAGRFHAPVISGSDYEDGYAHTLKLIDEHVDDGSDPVEVANKIYEILQQKNPGIHYKVGSFLQKFSIVLKKILPEKQYENMLKKHYGL, from the coding sequence ATGAAAAAAGTAGTTCTCGTTACCGGTGGTTCCTCTGGTATAGGTAAAGCCATCTCCTTATTTCTTCAAGAAAAAAACTATACCGTTTACGGTAGCAGTAGAAATCCTTCTCATTATCCAGAAAGTCTTATTCCATTGCTCGCACTTGATGTTCAAAATCAAGAATCCATAAATCTTGCCGTTAAAGAACTGATCCAAAAAGAAGGACAACTCGATATTTTAATCAATAATGCTGGAGTAGGAATTACGGGTCCCATGGAAGAAACACCTATTGATGAGGTGAAAAATGCTATGGAAACTAATTTTTACGGCCCTTTAAGAGTATTACAAGCGGTATTGCCGCAAATGAGGGCTCAAAAAAGTGGACGTGTCATTAATATTACCAGTATTGCGGGTTATATGGGATTGCCTTATCGCGGTATTTATAGTGCGAGTAAAGGTGCCCTAGAAATCGCTACAGAAGCCTATCGCATGGAATGTGCGCACCTAAATATTCATTTTAGTAATGTAGCGCCAGGTGATTTTGCGACTAATATCGCAGCCGGCAGATTTCATGCGCCTGTCATTTCAGGAAGTGATTATGAAGACGGTTATGCGCATACATTGAAGTTGATAGATGAGCATGTGGACGATGGGAGTGATCCTGTAGAAGTAGCTAACAAAATTTACGAAATACTCCAACAGAAAAATCCTGGAATTCATTATAAGGTAGGTAGCTTTCTACAAAAGTTTTCTATCGTTCTCAAGAAGATTCTTCCAGAGAAACAGTACGAGAATATGTTAAAGAAGCATTACGGCTTATAA
- a CDS encoding glutaminyl-peptide cyclotransferase, which translates to MKWKYLVLMMVIALSLSACKTDIEVFKDNYRLDITNSKLNWSEEDTVQISLLDDASIGIDSVVWTQNAARIDGTDGSRLSRKLKNQPYGNLTFKATVYKNGMNTTVTTQIKRLPTQKAKIYNYKILNTYPHDTVSYTQGLEFYGDSLYESTGQYRESDIRITNLETGATIKKVSLPDSQFAEGLTILNDKVYQLTWQSKMGYVYDLNLDKIDDFKYNQSQEGWGLTNDGTYLYKSDGSSKIWKIDPDTYEELGYIEVVSNDRIVSKINEMEWIDGKIYANVYTTNLIMIINPANGVVEAAINLNSIINEISNYSEKDNVLNGIAYDKKNNRLFITGKRWPKLFEIEILK; encoded by the coding sequence ATGAAATGGAAATATTTGGTTTTAATGATGGTTATAGCGCTCTCATTATCAGCTTGTAAAACAGACATAGAGGTTTTTAAAGATAACTACCGACTTGACATTACCAACTCAAAATTAAACTGGAGTGAAGAAGATACGGTACAAATTTCTTTATTAGATGACGCCTCCATAGGTATAGATAGTGTCGTGTGGACTCAAAATGCTGCTCGTATCGATGGGACTGATGGAAGCAGGCTTTCGCGAAAGCTAAAAAATCAACCTTATGGAAATCTTACTTTTAAAGCTACCGTTTATAAGAATGGCATGAATACAACCGTGACCACACAAATCAAGAGATTGCCAACTCAAAAAGCAAAGATTTACAATTATAAAATCCTAAATACCTACCCCCACGATACCGTATCCTACACTCAAGGACTGGAATTTTATGGGGATTCTTTATATGAAAGTACGGGGCAATATAGAGAAAGTGATATAAGAATTACCAATTTAGAAACCGGAGCAACCATAAAGAAGGTGAGTCTCCCAGACAGCCAGTTTGCTGAAGGATTGACTATTCTCAATGATAAAGTATACCAGTTGACTTGGCAAAGTAAGATGGGTTATGTATACGATCTGAATCTTGATAAAATAGACGACTTTAAATACAATCAAAGTCAAGAAGGTTGGGGACTTACTAATGACGGCACCTATCTTTATAAGAGTGATGGAAGTTCCAAAATTTGGAAAATTGATCCAGACACTTATGAAGAATTAGGGTATATAGAAGTGGTTTCTAATGACCGCATCGTTTCAAAAATCAATGAAATGGAATGGATCGATGGTAAAATTTATGCCAATGTATACACTACTAATTTAATCATGATTATCAATCCAGCTAACGGGGTGGTAGAAGCCGCGATCAATTTAAACAGCATAATAAATGAAATTTCCAATTATTCTGAAAAGGATAACGTGTTGAATGGAATTGCTTATGATAAAAAGAATAACCGACTTTTTATTACTGGAAAAAGATGGCCTAAATTGTTTGAAATAGAAATTCTGAAGTAG
- a CDS encoding acyl-CoA thioesterase, with the protein MIDLKLPVFEKRRIVSRDEIDDLDHVNNVVYVQWAANIASEHWLNVATPEMLDNFGWVMLKHCITYKKSAVLGDKILIKTQAGRATNVRYERFIEIYNESTMDLLAKTTSDWCAIDKNGKPIKISQELRDLFETS; encoded by the coding sequence GTGATAGACCTTAAATTACCCGTTTTTGAAAAAAGACGTATCGTATCACGTGATGAGATTGATGATCTGGATCATGTCAATAATGTAGTCTATGTGCAATGGGCAGCAAATATAGCTAGTGAACACTGGCTTAATGTGGCTACCCCAGAAATGCTAGACAACTTTGGATGGGTGATGCTTAAACACTGTATCACTTATAAAAAATCAGCCGTATTAGGTGATAAAATTTTGATCAAAACACAAGCAGGAAGAGCAACAAACGTGCGTTATGAACGTTTTATTGAAATCTATAACGAAAGTACCATGGATTTACTGGCCAAAACTACTTCTGACTGGTGCGCAATTGATAAGAATGGAAAGCCTATTAAAATATCTCAAGAATTAAGAGATCTATTTGAAACCTCATGA
- the htpG gene encoding molecular chaperone HtpG, whose protein sequence is MSQEGKINVSVENIFPLIKKFLYSDHEIFLRELVSNATDATLKLQHLARIGEAGVELGDQQIEIKIDKEAKTLHIIDQGLGMSEEEVQKYINEVAFSGAEEFLEKYKDTAKDSGIIGHFGLGFYSAFMVASQVEILTKSYTGTPAVHWSCDGSPNYTIEPGTKENFGTEIILHISEEDTEFLDENRIKELLNKYNKFMPVPIKFGTKTETLEKPEGAKEEDPAPTQEVDNIINNPSPAWTKQPTELEDADYKSFYRELYPMQFEEPLFHIHLNVDYPFNLTGILYFPKMTQDLNVQKDRIQLYQNQVYVTDNVEGIVPEFLTMLRGVIDSPDIPLNVSRSYLQADGAVKKISSYITRKVADKLKSLFNDDRKAFEEKWNDIKIVIEYGMLSEDKFFEKADKFALYPTVDGSYFLWDELIEKIKPTQTDKDGKTVVLYTSNKEAQHSYIAAAKNKGYEILLLDSPIISHLMQKLESSKENVSFVRIDAEHADNLIKKEEEQISKLSDEEKETLQKTITEIIADSGYTVQVEAMSSDAAPFMITQPEFMRRMKEMQATGGGGMMGFGNMPDMYNLVVNGNNDLVQSIFNEKDKTKQTGLIQQGVDLAKLSQGLLKGEKLTEFVNRSYGLIK, encoded by the coding sequence ATGTCACAAGAAGGAAAAATTAATGTATCGGTGGAGAATATCTTCCCGCTTATTAAGAAGTTTTTATATAGCGATCACGAGATTTTCCTAAGGGAACTCGTTTCAAATGCTACAGATGCAACGCTTAAATTACAGCACCTAGCAAGAATAGGCGAGGCCGGTGTAGAGTTAGGTGATCAACAAATAGAGATCAAGATTGATAAGGAAGCAAAAACGCTTCATATTATTGATCAAGGTTTAGGAATGTCTGAAGAAGAAGTACAGAAGTACATCAATGAAGTGGCTTTTTCTGGAGCAGAAGAATTTCTTGAAAAATATAAGGATACCGCAAAGGATAGCGGTATCATAGGTCACTTTGGTTTAGGGTTCTATTCTGCTTTTATGGTAGCAAGTCAGGTAGAAATTCTCACAAAATCTTACACAGGTACACCAGCAGTACATTGGTCTTGTGATGGTTCTCCCAATTACACTATTGAGCCAGGGACGAAAGAGAATTTCGGAACAGAGATCATCCTTCATATTTCTGAAGAGGATACGGAGTTTCTAGACGAAAACCGCATCAAGGAACTTCTTAATAAATACAACAAGTTCATGCCGGTGCCTATTAAATTTGGTACCAAAACAGAAACATTAGAAAAGCCAGAAGGAGCTAAGGAAGAGGATCCTGCACCTACTCAAGAAGTAGATAATATCATCAATAACCCTTCTCCAGCATGGACCAAGCAACCTACAGAGTTAGAAGATGCAGATTATAAAAGCTTCTATAGAGAGTTGTATCCTATGCAATTTGAAGAGCCTTTATTTCACATTCATTTAAATGTGGATTATCCGTTTAATCTTACGGGGATTTTATATTTCCCTAAGATGACTCAGGATCTTAATGTGCAAAAGGATCGCATACAGTTGTATCAAAACCAAGTGTATGTAACCGATAATGTAGAAGGGATCGTACCAGAATTTTTAACCATGTTACGTGGAGTTATTGATTCTCCAGACATTCCATTAAATGTATCACGTTCTTACTTGCAAGCAGATGGAGCGGTGAAGAAAATTTCTAGTTACATTACTCGTAAGGTAGCTGATAAGTTGAAGAGCCTCTTTAATGACGACCGTAAAGCTTTTGAAGAAAAGTGGAACGATATTAAAATCGTTATTGAATACGGAATGTTGAGCGAAGATAAATTCTTTGAAAAAGCTGACAAATTTGCATTATATCCTACCGTAGACGGATCTTATTTTTTATGGGATGAGCTTATAGAGAAAATTAAGCCTACACAAACAGATAAAGATGGTAAGACGGTTGTTCTTTATACTTCAAATAAAGAAGCACAACACTCTTATATTGCTGCGGCAAAAAATAAAGGATATGAAATTCTTTTATTAGATTCTCCTATCATATCACACTTGATGCAAAAGCTAGAGTCTTCTAAAGAGAATGTTTCTTTTGTAAGAATAGATGCTGAGCATGCAGATAATTTGATTAAGAAAGAAGAAGAGCAAATTTCAAAGCTCTCTGATGAAGAGAAAGAAACGCTACAAAAAACAATCACTGAGATCATCGCAGATTCTGGATATACCGTTCAAGTAGAAGCTATGAGTAGTGATGCAGCACCATTTATGATTACCCAACCAGAATTTATGCGTCGTATGAAAGAAATGCAAGCGACTGGCGGTGGAGGTATGATGGGCTTTGGCAACATGCCAGACATGTACAACCTTGTGGTTAATGGGAATAATGATTTAGTTCAATCTATTTTTAACGAGAAGGATAAAACAAAGCAAACTGGATTGATCCAACAAGGAGTTGATCTAGCTAAATTATCTCAAGGTCTTTTAAAAGGAGAAAAGCTAACGGAATTTGTAAACCGTAGTTATGGTTTGATCAAATAG